Proteins from one Gossypium raimondii isolate GPD5lz chromosome 8, ASM2569854v1, whole genome shotgun sequence genomic window:
- the LOC105790691 gene encoding uncharacterized protein LOC105790691 isoform X1, with the protein MEPISEEKELFKCAMKGEWNTVIRIYKNNPSVHVAKIIRSGDTALHIAVSNVQEDIVEQLVELISAQSECRKALEMRNGLGNTPLHAAASLGNVRMCQCIVRVDSSLLEIQNNVGETPLFMAALYGKKEAFLCLNSYCQSQEEGYSYCRRKDGENVLHCAISGDYFDLAFQIIYLYEDLVNYVNENGISALHLLASNPTAFRSGSHLGRCSHLIYNCITVEPLKVETSFKQSSSKGQSKETMRISYPGNYQTCMHLFHLLKQLVQVVTKRSSRKTNRGGSDENIEAPNVTSETVPKEDGRRHGDGHQFFPSNYVTLVDFVKLLSKAMLVILGLGSRRIRKLREKKRKHTWAVQVMNELLQHVSIYQYEDNGCRPQLSLYDVDEIKPYEFTEDGDIKMPIDDSDPAKQRDQSKGKTLEAGEKKKTKEVAKRETPILIAAKSGITEMVDQILQRFPVAIHEMNSENKNIVLLAVENRQPHVYQLLLKKNIMKDSVFRAVDEKGNSALHLAAMLGDHKPWLIPGAALQMQWEIKWYEFVKHSMPVHFFARYNTENKTPKDIFTDTHKQLVDKGGEWLTNTSESCSVVAALIATVAFATSTTVPGGVKSESGKPTLENHPAFDVFAISSLIALCFSVTAVVMFLSILTSRYQERDFGIDLPRKLLLGLTSLFVSIASVLVSFCAGHFFILKDKLKYAAFPVYAVTCLPVTLFAIAQFPLYLDLAWALFKKVPQRSYEAIPL; encoded by the exons atggagcctattagtgaagagaaagaATTGTTCAAATGTGCCATGAAAGGTGAATGGAACACTGTTATAAGAATATACAAGAACAATCCGTCAGTGCATGTGGCCAAGATCATTAGATCAGGTGATACCGCGTTGCACATTGCCGTCTCCAACGTCCAAGAAGACATTGTAGAACAGCTAGTGGAGTTGATTTCCGCGCAGAGTGAATGCAGGAAAGCACTGGAAATGAGAAACGGGCTGGGGAATACTCCTCTGCACGCTGCGGCTTCACTAGGGAATGTAAGGATGTGCCAATGCATCGTGCGAGTGGACTCGTCGTTGCTTGAAATCCAAAACAACGTCGGAGAAACCCCGCTGTTCATGGCAGCTCTTTATGGCAAGAAAGAGGCTTTCCTTTGTCTTAACTCTTACTGTCAAAGCCAAGAAGAAGGTTATTCTTATTGTAGAAGAAAGGATGGTGAAAATGTTCTCCACTGTGCCATATCTGGAGACTATTTTG ATTTGGCATTTCAAATCATTTACCTTTACGAAGATCTTGTCAACTACGTAAACGAGAATGGGATATCAGCCCTGCATCTCTTGGCTAGCAACCCGACTGCCTTCAGAAGCGGTAGCCATCTTGGTCGTTGCAGCCATCTTATCTATAATT GTATAACTGTGGAACCGCTTAAGGTGGAAACTTCATTCAAACAATCTTCAAGCAAAGGTCAATCCAAGGAAACGATGAGAATTAGTTATCCTGGCAATTACCAAACATGCATGCACTTATTTCACCTACTAAAGCAGCTGGTTCAAGTAG TGACAAAACGAAGTTCACGGAAGACAAACCGAGGAGGTTCGGATGAAAACATTGAAGCTCCTAATGTCACCTCTGAGACAGTACCGAAAG AGGACGGAAGACGCCATGGAGATGGACATCAATTCTTTCCTTCCAATTATGTCACCTTAGTTGATTTTGTCAAATTGTTATCCAAAGCAATGTTGGTTATACTAGGATTAG GATCACGGAGAATTAGGAAGTTAAGGGAGAAGAAACGGAAGCATACTTGGGCAGTTCAGGTCATGAATGAGCTTCTACAACATGTTTCTATTTACCAGTATGAAGACAATGGATGTAGACCTCAGCTATCATTATATGATGTCGATGAGATAAAGCCTTATGAATTCACTGAAGATGGTGACATTAAAATGCCTATTGATGATTCAGACCCAGCTAAACAACGTGACCAAAGCAAGGGAAAAACTTTGGaag caggagagaagaagaaaactaaAGAAGTGGCAAAACGAGAGACACCCATACTAATAGCCGCAAAGAGTGGAATCACAGAGATGGTTGATCAAATCCTACAACGTTTCCCAGTTGCAATCCATGAAATGAACTCGGAAAACAAGAACATAGTGTTGCTGGCGGTGGAGAATCGGCAACCTCACGTTTACCAGCTCTtgcttaagaaaaatataatgaaagaCAGTGTTTTCCGAGCGGTGGATGAGAAGGGGAATAGTGCATTGCACCTCGCCGCGATGCTTGGTGACCATAAGCCTTGGCTCATCCCTGGTGCTGCTTTACAAATGCAATGGGAAATCAAGTGGTACGAG TTTGTTAAGCATTCCATGCCGGTCCACTTCTTCGCTCGTTACAACACGGAGAACAAGACCCCGAAGGACATATTCACCGACACACACAAACAACTGGTCGACAAGGGCGGCGAATGGCTAACCAACACCTCCGAGTCGTGCTCCGTCGTAGCAGCATTAATCGCAACCGTGGCATTCGCCACATCGACCACCGTTCCGGGCGGGGTGAAATCGGAGAGCGGGAAACCAACTTTGGAAAACCATCCGGCATTCGACGTCTTCGCCATCTCGTCTCTCATAGCTCTCTGCTTCTCTGTGACAGCGGTGGTAATGTTCTTGTCGATATTGACGTCTAGGTACCAAGAGAGGGATTTCGGCATAGATTTGCCGCGAAAGCTGTTGCTGGGGCTGACGTCGCTGTTCGTGTCGATCGCGTCGGTGCTAGTATCGTTTTGCGCAGGACATTTCTTTATATTGAAAGATAAGTTGAAATACGCGGCATTTCCGGTATATGCAGTGACTTGCCTGCCGGTGACGCTGTTTGCCATAGCGCAGTTTCCCCTATACCTTGATCTGGCTTGGGCGCTCTTCAAGAAGGTGCCACAGCGTAGTTACGAAGCTATTCCTCTCTAG
- the LOC105790691 gene encoding uncharacterized protein LOC105790691 isoform X2 encodes MEPISEEKELFKCAMKGEWNTVIRIYKNNPSVHVAKIIRSGDTALHIAVSNVQEDIVEQLVELISAQSECRKALEMRNGLGNTPLHAAASLGNVRMCQCIVRVDSSLLEIQNNVGETPLFMAALYGKKEAFLCLNSYCQSQEEGYSYCRRKDGENVLHCAISGDYFDLAFQIIYLYEDLVNYVNENGISALHLLASNPTAFRSGSHLGRCSHLIYNCITVEPLKVETSFKQSSSKGQSKETMRISYPGNYQTCMHLFHLLKQLVQVVTKRSSRKTNRGGSDENIEAPNVTSETVPKEDGRRHGDGHQFFPSNYVTLVDFVKLLSKAMLVILGLGSRRIRKLREKKRKHTWAVQVMNELLQHVSIYQYEDNGCRPQLSLYDVDEIKPYEFTEDGDIKMPIDDSDPAKQRDQSKGKTLEGEKKKTKEVAKRETPILIAAKSGITEMVDQILQRFPVAIHEMNSENKNIVLLAVENRQPHVYQLLLKKNIMKDSVFRAVDEKGNSALHLAAMLGDHKPWLIPGAALQMQWEIKWYEFVKHSMPVHFFARYNTENKTPKDIFTDTHKQLVDKGGEWLTNTSESCSVVAALIATVAFATSTTVPGGVKSESGKPTLENHPAFDVFAISSLIALCFSVTAVVMFLSILTSRYQERDFGIDLPRKLLLGLTSLFVSIASVLVSFCAGHFFILKDKLKYAAFPVYAVTCLPVTLFAIAQFPLYLDLAWALFKKVPQRSYEAIPL; translated from the exons atggagcctattagtgaagagaaagaATTGTTCAAATGTGCCATGAAAGGTGAATGGAACACTGTTATAAGAATATACAAGAACAATCCGTCAGTGCATGTGGCCAAGATCATTAGATCAGGTGATACCGCGTTGCACATTGCCGTCTCCAACGTCCAAGAAGACATTGTAGAACAGCTAGTGGAGTTGATTTCCGCGCAGAGTGAATGCAGGAAAGCACTGGAAATGAGAAACGGGCTGGGGAATACTCCTCTGCACGCTGCGGCTTCACTAGGGAATGTAAGGATGTGCCAATGCATCGTGCGAGTGGACTCGTCGTTGCTTGAAATCCAAAACAACGTCGGAGAAACCCCGCTGTTCATGGCAGCTCTTTATGGCAAGAAAGAGGCTTTCCTTTGTCTTAACTCTTACTGTCAAAGCCAAGAAGAAGGTTATTCTTATTGTAGAAGAAAGGATGGTGAAAATGTTCTCCACTGTGCCATATCTGGAGACTATTTTG ATTTGGCATTTCAAATCATTTACCTTTACGAAGATCTTGTCAACTACGTAAACGAGAATGGGATATCAGCCCTGCATCTCTTGGCTAGCAACCCGACTGCCTTCAGAAGCGGTAGCCATCTTGGTCGTTGCAGCCATCTTATCTATAATT GTATAACTGTGGAACCGCTTAAGGTGGAAACTTCATTCAAACAATCTTCAAGCAAAGGTCAATCCAAGGAAACGATGAGAATTAGTTATCCTGGCAATTACCAAACATGCATGCACTTATTTCACCTACTAAAGCAGCTGGTTCAAGTAG TGACAAAACGAAGTTCACGGAAGACAAACCGAGGAGGTTCGGATGAAAACATTGAAGCTCCTAATGTCACCTCTGAGACAGTACCGAAAG AGGACGGAAGACGCCATGGAGATGGACATCAATTCTTTCCTTCCAATTATGTCACCTTAGTTGATTTTGTCAAATTGTTATCCAAAGCAATGTTGGTTATACTAGGATTAG GATCACGGAGAATTAGGAAGTTAAGGGAGAAGAAACGGAAGCATACTTGGGCAGTTCAGGTCATGAATGAGCTTCTACAACATGTTTCTATTTACCAGTATGAAGACAATGGATGTAGACCTCAGCTATCATTATATGATGTCGATGAGATAAAGCCTTATGAATTCACTGAAGATGGTGACATTAAAATGCCTATTGATGATTCAGACCCAGCTAAACAACGTGACCAAAGCAAGGGAAAAACTTTGGaag gagagaagaagaaaactaaAGAAGTGGCAAAACGAGAGACACCCATACTAATAGCCGCAAAGAGTGGAATCACAGAGATGGTTGATCAAATCCTACAACGTTTCCCAGTTGCAATCCATGAAATGAACTCGGAAAACAAGAACATAGTGTTGCTGGCGGTGGAGAATCGGCAACCTCACGTTTACCAGCTCTtgcttaagaaaaatataatgaaagaCAGTGTTTTCCGAGCGGTGGATGAGAAGGGGAATAGTGCATTGCACCTCGCCGCGATGCTTGGTGACCATAAGCCTTGGCTCATCCCTGGTGCTGCTTTACAAATGCAATGGGAAATCAAGTGGTACGAG TTTGTTAAGCATTCCATGCCGGTCCACTTCTTCGCTCGTTACAACACGGAGAACAAGACCCCGAAGGACATATTCACCGACACACACAAACAACTGGTCGACAAGGGCGGCGAATGGCTAACCAACACCTCCGAGTCGTGCTCCGTCGTAGCAGCATTAATCGCAACCGTGGCATTCGCCACATCGACCACCGTTCCGGGCGGGGTGAAATCGGAGAGCGGGAAACCAACTTTGGAAAACCATCCGGCATTCGACGTCTTCGCCATCTCGTCTCTCATAGCTCTCTGCTTCTCTGTGACAGCGGTGGTAATGTTCTTGTCGATATTGACGTCTAGGTACCAAGAGAGGGATTTCGGCATAGATTTGCCGCGAAAGCTGTTGCTGGGGCTGACGTCGCTGTTCGTGTCGATCGCGTCGGTGCTAGTATCGTTTTGCGCAGGACATTTCTTTATATTGAAAGATAAGTTGAAATACGCGGCATTTCCGGTATATGCAGTGACTTGCCTGCCGGTGACGCTGTTTGCCATAGCGCAGTTTCCCCTATACCTTGATCTGGCTTGGGCGCTCTTCAAGAAGGTGCCACAGCGTAGTTACGAAGCTATTCCTCTCTAG